Proteins from a single region of Weeksella virosa DSM 16922:
- the porX gene encoding T9SS response regulator signal transducer PorX, with translation MAIKILWIDDEIDLLKPHALFLEKKGYEPTMINNATDALEVIEKENFDAVLIDENMPGLSGLEALPKIKDIRPLLPVIMVTKSEEEHIMEDAIGSHIADYLIKPVNPNQILLSLKKILESNKIISEKTIINYQQEFRDISMSIINARNFADWEDIYKKIVYWELELENISDQALIQIIENQKEEANAAFFKFIERNYEDWLYNAEDAPILSHQAFKEVVLPHLDPNEKVLLIMIDNLRYDQWKVIEPLFNRYYNSTQEDLYSSILPSATQYARNAFFAGLTPLDIQKKYPEYWLNDHEEGNKNSNEKEFLSDQLKRLGKGNLSMNYFKILNSDFERKISDDFNNFKNNNLNVIVYNFIDILSHAKTDNKIVSEMIRNDKTYRSITKHWFENSYLLEIVKKASTEGIKIIVTTDHGTIYVKEPTKVVGDKESSTNLRYKLGRQLQYDPKDVFVIDQPEKFFLPKVNISSKYIFAKENLFLTFPKNYNHFVNYYKDTYQHGGISLEEMIIPIAVLTPKKQ, from the coding sequence ATGGCGATAAAAATATTATGGATAGATGACGAAATTGATTTATTGAAACCGCATGCACTTTTTTTAGAAAAAAAAGGCTACGAACCGACCATGATAAATAATGCAACGGATGCCTTGGAAGTTATCGAAAAAGAGAATTTCGATGCGGTACTTATCGACGAAAATATGCCAGGCTTGAGTGGATTAGAAGCATTGCCAAAAATAAAAGATATTCGCCCTCTTTTACCTGTTATCATGGTAACAAAAAGCGAAGAGGAACATATTATGGAGGACGCAATTGGCTCGCACATTGCAGACTACCTCATAAAACCTGTTAATCCTAATCAAATATTATTAAGCCTAAAAAAAATCTTAGAAAGTAACAAAATCATCTCAGAAAAAACCATCATCAATTATCAACAAGAATTTCGAGATATATCGATGAGCATCATAAATGCTAGAAATTTTGCAGATTGGGAAGATATTTACAAAAAAATCGTTTATTGGGAGCTAGAGCTAGAAAATATCAGCGATCAAGCATTGATCCAAATTATCGAAAACCAAAAAGAAGAAGCCAATGCTGCATTCTTCAAATTTATCGAACGCAATTACGAAGATTGGCTATACAATGCAGAGGATGCACCTATTTTATCTCACCAGGCTTTCAAAGAAGTCGTTCTACCCCATCTCGACCCTAATGAAAAAGTACTTTTGATAATGATAGATAACCTACGGTATGACCAATGGAAAGTTATCGAGCCACTCTTTAATCGATACTACAATTCTACCCAAGAAGATTTGTATTCATCCATCTTGCCGTCTGCCACTCAATATGCAAGAAATGCATTTTTTGCAGGTTTAACCCCATTAGATATTCAGAAAAAATATCCAGAATATTGGTTGAACGATCATGAAGAGGGCAATAAAAATAGTAATGAAAAAGAATTTTTGTCTGATCAACTCAAACGATTAGGTAAAGGGAATTTGAGCATGAATTATTTTAAGATTTTGAATTCGGATTTCGAACGAAAAATTTCAGATGATTTTAACAATTTCAAAAACAACAACCTCAATGTAATTGTGTATAACTTTATCGACATTCTTTCGCACGCCAAAACCGACAATAAGATCGTGAGCGAAATGATAAGAAACGACAAGACTTATCGTTCGATTACCAAGCACTGGTTCGAAAATTCTTATTTACTAGAAATCGTAAAAAAAGCCTCTACAGAAGGCATCAAAATAATCGTAACAACTGATCACGGGACCATTTACGTAAAAGAGCCAACCAAAGTAGTTGGCGACAAAGAATCGAGCACAAACTTACGTTACAAACTAGGTCGCCAATTACAATACGATCCGAAAGATGTTTTCGTGATAGATCAGCCCGAAAAATTCTTTTTACCTAAGGTAAATATTAGTTCGAAGTATATCTTTGCAAAGGAAAATTTATTTTTGACCTTTCCAAAAAATTACAATCATTTTGTTAATTATTATAAAGATACCTATCAGCATGGCGGTATTTCTCTAGAAGAAATGATAATCCCGATTGCTGTACTAACACCTAAAAAACAATGA
- a CDS encoding alanine dehydrogenase, which translates to MDEIFTPFSKEELIPQPELLEVPNKRERFSIGIPCEDNNQEKRIILTPDAVEVLVNNGHHITIETGAGEGAHFSDKEYSDAGAEICYDTQAIFEKPIILKVGPLTEKEQTWIKPNTFLVSSVLPNLLNQAYFQNLAKKKVTAVGFEYIKDEQDELPVMRLLSEIAGTTSILVGSELMSSAHGGNGILMGGITGVRPTEVVILGAGTVAENAARTALGLGASVRVFDNSLTRLRRLQKNIGQMLPTSTIDPKELGKALMRCDIAIGALHGETRTPCVVSELMVERMKPGAVIIDISIDNGGCFETSEVTSHDRPIFTKHDVIHYCVSNITSRVARTSTKALSNFFLPYILMISNEGGLETLLHRNKTIRNGIYIYKGRLVKKSLSERFDLPFHDINLLIL; encoded by the coding sequence ATGGACGAGATTTTCACCCCATTTTCGAAAGAAGAGTTGATACCTCAACCCGAATTATTGGAAGTTCCGAACAAAAGAGAACGCTTTAGCATTGGCATTCCGTGTGAAGACAACAACCAAGAAAAACGAATCATCCTTACACCAGATGCAGTAGAAGTATTGGTAAACAATGGCCATCATATAACAATAGAAACAGGTGCAGGTGAAGGCGCACATTTCTCAGATAAAGAATATTCGGACGCAGGTGCAGAAATTTGCTACGACACACAGGCGATTTTCGAGAAGCCTATCATTCTAAAAGTTGGTCCATTAACCGAAAAAGAACAAACCTGGATAAAGCCCAATACATTTTTAGTATCGAGTGTTTTACCCAACCTGCTCAACCAAGCCTATTTTCAGAACTTGGCCAAAAAAAAAGTAACTGCAGTAGGTTTCGAATATATTAAAGATGAACAAGACGAACTCCCCGTAATGCGTTTGCTGAGCGAAATTGCAGGGACAACGTCTATTTTAGTTGGCAGTGAATTGATGTCCTCTGCTCATGGTGGAAACGGAATTCTTATGGGAGGAATCACGGGAGTTCGACCAACCGAAGTCGTAATACTAGGCGCAGGAACAGTAGCCGAAAATGCTGCCCGAACTGCATTAGGACTTGGAGCATCTGTAAGAGTTTTCGACAATTCGCTAACTCGACTTCGTCGATTACAAAAAAACATTGGACAAATGTTACCTACATCGACTATCGACCCAAAAGAATTAGGGAAAGCCCTCATGCGTTGCGATATAGCCATCGGTGCTCTACACGGGGAAACCCGGACACCTTGCGTTGTTAGCGAACTGATGGTAGAACGTATGAAACCAGGCGCAGTCATTATCGACATCTCAATTGATAACGGGGGTTGTTTCGAGACCTCAGAAGTTACCTCTCATGATCGCCCAATTTTCACCAAACACGATGTAATACATTATTGCGTATCCAATATTACTTCGCGTGTTGCCCGCACTTCGACCAAAGCTTTGAGTAATTTTTTCTTGCCGTATATTTTGATGATTTCTAATGAAGGGGGATTAGAAACACTTCTTCATCGAAATAAAACAATCCGAAACGGAATCTATATTTACAAAGGAAGGTTGGTAAAAAAAAGCTTAAGCGAACGCTTTGACCTTCCTTTTCATGATATTAATTTACTGATCTTATGA
- the coaD gene encoding pantetheine-phosphate adenylyltransferase encodes MERIAVFPGSFDPITIGHMDIIQRAVPLFDKIIVAIGTNSAKKYMFSLEQRQKFIEKAVERFENVTVQTYDGLTIDFCLNNDARYILRGLRNPADFEFEKAIAHTNRAISNYDVETVFLLTSSGKAYISSSIVRDVMINGGEYKKLVPSSVKYKCETK; translated from the coding sequence ATGGAACGTATAGCAGTTTTCCCAGGATCGTTTGATCCTATCACGATCGGACACATGGATATTATTCAACGTGCTGTGCCGCTTTTCGATAAAATTATTGTTGCAATAGGAACTAACTCGGCTAAAAAATATATGTTTTCGTTAGAACAGCGCCAAAAATTTATAGAAAAAGCAGTCGAACGTTTTGAGAATGTTACCGTGCAAACGTACGATGGGCTGACCATTGACTTTTGTCTAAATAATGATGCACGGTATATTTTACGCGGTTTAAGAAATCCTGCCGACTTCGAGTTTGAGAAAGCAATTGCTCACACCAATCGAGCTATTTCCAATTACGATGTCGAGACTGTTTTCTTGCTCACAAGCTCAGGTAAAGCATACATCAGTTCTAGTATCGTTCGAGATGTAATGATCAATGGTGGCGAATACAAAAAATTAGTTCCATCTTCGGTGAAGTATAAATGTGAAACCAAATAG
- a CDS encoding copper resistance protein NlpE has protein sequence MKNTFYAIAFLAVGMMSCEQKNQSETPVATTENTQDSTVVSDVHNSRNSVDWQGTYEGTLPCADCPGIKTTIVLNQDDSFTMKQEYLERESASDDKGNFVWSEDGGKIQLKLKDNEVYNFLVGENKLIMLDQDGNEVTGELAEQYILNKK, from the coding sequence ATGAAAAATACTTTTTACGCAATTGCTTTTTTAGCTGTAGGCATGATGAGTTGTGAACAAAAAAATCAATCAGAAACTCCTGTCGCTACTACAGAAAACACACAAGATAGTACTGTTGTTTCTGATGTACATAACTCTCGTAATTCGGTTGATTGGCAAGGAACTTATGAAGGAACTTTACCTTGTGCAGATTGCCCAGGTATCAAAACAACAATTGTTCTTAACCAAGACGACTCTTTTACCATGAAACAAGAATATCTAGAACGTGAGTCTGCTTCTGATGATAAAGGAAATTTTGTTTGGTCTGAAGATGGTGGAAAAATCCAACTGAAACTAAAAGACAATGAAGTTTACAATTTCTTAGTGGGTGAAAACAAACTCATTATGCTGGACCAAGATGGTAACGAAGTTACTGGCGAATTAGCAGAGCAATATATTTTAAATAAAAAATAA
- a CDS encoding PASTA domain-containing protein, with translation MKLINVILSWKFWLNLIIIFGLGYGLYHTVFNIWLSSYTNHGEAIEVPDLSKMNIKQATAALEDLGLTYEIDSIKYDPKMKPYTVIDYYPAKGFKVKEGRRIFIKSNPRTYAPVELPDLIGKSKRLAFTQLNLSDLIIENIIYEPDLAKNAVLRILYNGKEIKPGTILPRFAKIDLVLGRGLMHNVMMPNLIGLDLSTVRSILNENFFELGQVRFLGGGNDTIAARVVYQFPLSRDRYDQGLPVDIWLSDKTSTEISAEIKMLDRQFKNFIEDTITGSKVNEYIERSQGTTPAEPTPPVPQPKPQDQLPPKKPEGIEIE, from the coding sequence ATGAAATTAATAAACGTTATTCTGAGTTGGAAGTTTTGGCTAAACCTGATTATTATTTTTGGTTTAGGATATGGATTATACCACACTGTTTTCAATATTTGGTTGTCATCTTACACCAATCACGGTGAAGCTATAGAAGTTCCCGATCTCTCTAAAATGAATATTAAGCAAGCTACGGCTGCATTAGAGGATTTGGGGTTGACCTATGAAATAGACTCGATAAAATACGATCCGAAAATGAAACCCTACACAGTAATTGATTATTATCCTGCAAAGGGTTTTAAGGTAAAGGAAGGACGAAGAATTTTCATCAAATCGAACCCTAGAACTTATGCGCCAGTAGAATTACCCGATTTGATCGGAAAATCGAAACGATTAGCTTTCACACAACTCAATTTATCAGACCTGATTATCGAAAATATAATTTATGAACCCGATTTGGCAAAAAATGCAGTTTTGCGCATTCTATACAATGGAAAAGAGATAAAACCTGGTACTATTTTGCCGCGTTTTGCAAAAATAGATCTTGTTCTAGGTCGTGGTTTGATGCACAATGTTATGATGCCTAACTTGATCGGATTGGATTTATCAACGGTGCGTTCTATCCTGAATGAAAACTTTTTCGAGTTGGGACAAGTCAGATTTTTAGGTGGAGGAAATGATACGATTGCTGCTCGTGTAGTTTATCAATTTCCACTATCTCGTGACCGCTATGACCAAGGTTTACCGGTAGATATTTGGTTATCAGACAAAACTAGCACTGAGATTTCGGCTGAAATAAAAATGCTCGATCGCCAGTTCAAAAACTTTATTGAAGATACAATTACGGGAAGTAAAGTCAACGAATATATTGAGAGAAGCCAAGGTACTACACCAGCAGAACCAACCCCACCTGTTCCTCAACCAAAGCCGCAAGATCAATTACCTCCTAAAAAACCAGAAGGAATAGAAATAGAATAA
- a CDS encoding lipocalin family protein yields MKNNKKIAFGTLLLGAVSTGVYLWKNRNKNKKINFRTVPRFQLNKFLGRWYEIARIENNSLMTNCLARYIQEEDGNLKVIYSGFDKKKKRWKKIEGKLKIENEQTGKLKVSFHTFLYSPYNIVDIDENYENALIAGKNHDFLWLISREKEISDKTKSRFLAKAIDLGYDISRLSWTSQVPIEN; encoded by the coding sequence ATGAAAAATAATAAAAAAATTGCTTTTGGCACGTTGCTCTTAGGGGCTGTTAGCACAGGAGTTTATTTATGGAAAAATAGAAATAAAAATAAAAAAATTAATTTTAGAACCGTTCCTCGTTTTCAGCTAAACAAGTTCTTGGGGCGTTGGTATGAGATTGCTAGAATAGAAAACAACTCACTGATGACAAATTGTTTAGCAAGATATATACAAGAAGAAGACGGAAACCTGAAAGTAATTTATAGTGGTTTTGATAAAAAGAAAAAACGCTGGAAAAAAATCGAAGGAAAACTTAAAATCGAAAATGAGCAAACAGGAAAACTAAAAGTTTCTTTCCATACCTTTCTCTATTCACCATATAATATTGTTGACATTGATGAGAACTACGAAAATGCTCTAATTGCAGGGAAAAACCACGATTTTCTATGGTTGATTTCTCGAGAAAAAGAAATCTCTGATAAAACAAAATCTAGGTTCTTAGCCAAAGCAATCGATTTGGGGTATGATATTTCTAGATTATCTTGGACCTCTCAAGTACCGATAGAGAATTAA
- a CDS encoding CinA family nicotinamide mononucleotide deamidase-related protein has translation MNIKASILTIGDELLVGQIVDTNSTFIAQSLTKLGYDIQEIISVKDETVRIIEAFTRALTQSDVVLVTGGLGPTRDDKTKQALCLLLDCELKSDPKVLKNITRLFKKRGYKTELNQLNKHQGLVPEKSIVVENTEGTAPCLWTEIDDKVLINLPGVPFEMKALMRKKIIPKLQKKYNSDAIYQHDVMIHNITESDLAILLEKWENNLPQSIQVAYLPSRAAIDLRLTSIGTTQQEAKKMLQPSLQSLKKIIKPYLLTAYSGKIEERLGAILRQQKRTISTAESCTGGAIAQLLTSVSGSSVYFVGGVVAYATDLKIRVLQVSKTLVEEKTVVSEEVAIAMAKGAQKKLKSSIAVATTGVAGPKKGEDGKPVGTAWIAVTDGENSLTQACFYPYMDREDFTKTITTNALLLSIRFLLDNNNQIAKPKRTQKKKVQKNKQEKQKT, from the coding sequence ATGAATATAAAAGCTAGTATATTAACCATAGGAGATGAATTATTAGTGGGACAAATAGTTGATACAAACTCGACTTTCATTGCCCAGTCACTTACAAAACTAGGGTACGATATACAAGAGATAATATCGGTAAAAGATGAAACAGTTCGCATTATAGAAGCTTTTACGCGTGCATTGACACAGTCGGATGTCGTCTTGGTTACTGGAGGTTTAGGCCCAACGCGTGACGACAAAACAAAACAAGCACTATGTTTGTTGTTGGATTGCGAATTGAAATCGGACCCCAAAGTACTAAAAAATATAACTCGATTATTCAAAAAAAGAGGCTATAAAACAGAGCTCAACCAACTCAATAAACATCAAGGGTTAGTGCCTGAAAAATCGATAGTTGTAGAAAATACTGAAGGTACAGCCCCATGTTTATGGACCGAAATAGATGATAAAGTTCTGATTAACTTACCGGGAGTGCCGTTTGAAATGAAAGCTTTGATGCGAAAAAAAATCATACCCAAACTTCAGAAGAAATATAATTCCGATGCTATTTATCAACATGATGTGATGATCCATAATATTACCGAAAGCGATTTAGCAATTCTGCTAGAGAAATGGGAAAACAATTTGCCCCAAAGCATACAAGTTGCATACTTGCCAAGTAGAGCAGCAATAGATTTACGATTGACTTCGATCGGAACAACACAGCAAGAAGCAAAAAAAATGCTTCAACCTTCTCTACAGTCCTTGAAAAAAATTATCAAACCTTATCTCTTGACCGCCTACTCTGGTAAGATAGAAGAGCGTTTAGGTGCGATTTTGAGACAGCAGAAAAGAACCATTTCTACAGCAGAAAGCTGCACCGGTGGGGCTATTGCTCAATTGTTAACATCGGTCAGCGGTAGTTCTGTTTATTTTGTAGGAGGTGTCGTGGCGTATGCAACCGATTTGAAAATCAGAGTTTTACAGGTAAGTAAAACCCTTGTCGAAGAAAAAACAGTAGTCTCTGAAGAAGTTGCTATTGCGATGGCGAAAGGAGCACAAAAGAAATTAAAATCGAGTATAGCGGTGGCTACAACTGGAGTAGCAGGTCCTAAAAAAGGTGAGGATGGGAAGCCTGTTGGCACTGCTTGGATAGCCGTTACCGATGGTGAAAATTCGCTTACCCAAGCTTGTTTTTATCCGTATATGGATAGAGAAGATTTTACAAAAACCATTACAACAAATGCCTTGTTGCTCAGCATTCGATTTTTATTAGACAACAATAATCAAATAGCTAAACCAAAGCGAACTCAGAAAAAAAAGGTACAAAAGAACAAGCAAGAGAAACAGAAAACTTAA
- a CDS encoding RluA family pseudouridine synthase yields the protein MQQEFEDFLEEDHNQLYEHFSITVDKGQSLLRIDKFLMIRIENATRNKIQQAAENGNILVNNLPVKSNYKVKPGDFIQIMLENPPREHKIIAEDLPLNIVFEDDQVLVIDKPAGMVVHPGHGNYSGTLVNALKFHFDNLPSMSAELERPGLVHRIDKDTSGLLVIAKTEQAMNHLALQFANHTTTRKYNALVWGNVTEDEGTITGHIGRHLKDRMQMAVFEDGSQGKHAVTHYKVLERLSYVTLVECQLETGRTHQIRTHFKYIGHPLFNDERYGGNKILKGTTFTKYKQFVENCFNICPRQALHARTLGFTHPTTGEFMEFEATLPNDMQSLIEKWRNYAIHSSHTAEPETPIDRNAKEMD from the coding sequence ATGCAGCAAGAATTTGAAGATTTTCTTGAAGAAGATCACAATCAATTATACGAGCATTTCTCGATAACGGTTGATAAAGGTCAATCGTTATTGCGTATTGATAAATTCTTAATGATAAGAATCGAGAATGCAACCCGAAATAAAATCCAGCAAGCTGCCGAAAACGGTAATATTTTGGTGAATAATTTACCCGTGAAATCAAATTACAAAGTAAAACCAGGCGATTTTATTCAAATCATGTTGGAAAATCCACCACGTGAGCACAAAATCATTGCCGAAGATTTACCACTGAATATAGTATTTGAGGACGATCAAGTTTTGGTTATCGATAAACCTGCAGGTATGGTTGTGCATCCTGGACACGGGAATTACAGTGGAACTTTAGTAAATGCTCTAAAATTTCATTTTGACAATTTACCATCGATGTCTGCAGAATTAGAACGACCTGGTTTGGTTCATCGTATCGATAAAGATACGAGCGGTCTGTTGGTGATTGCCAAAACAGAGCAAGCGATGAATCATTTGGCATTACAATTTGCAAATCATACTACCACCCGAAAATACAATGCTTTGGTTTGGGGAAATGTTACCGAAGATGAAGGTACTATTACCGGTCACATCGGTCGTCATTTGAAAGATCGTATGCAAATGGCGGTTTTCGAAGATGGATCACAAGGTAAACACGCCGTTACGCATTACAAAGTTTTGGAGCGTTTATCCTATGTTACTTTGGTCGAATGCCAATTGGAAACGGGAAGAACGCATCAAATCCGAACGCACTTTAAATACATTGGTCATCCTTTGTTTAATGATGAACGCTATGGTGGGAATAAAATTTTGAAAGGCACAACTTTTACCAAATACAAACAGTTTGTCGAAAATTGCTTTAATATTTGTCCACGTCAAGCCCTACATGCACGCACGCTTGGATTTACGCATCCTACAACGGGCGAATTTATGGAGTTCGAAGCTACTTTGCCAAACGATATGCAAAGCTTGATTGAGAAATGGCGCAATTATGCGATTCATTCTTCGCATACCGCTGAACCCGAAACACCCATCGATCGAAATGCAAAAGAAATGGATTAA
- the lipA gene encoding lipoyl synthase: protein MNVEVQADGRVKKPEWLRVKLPTGKKHRELRGLVDKYKLNTICQSGSCPNMGECWGEGTATFMILGNVCTRSCGFCGVKTGRPEQVDWAEPEKVARSIKLMKIKHAVITSVDRDDLKDMGSIIWAETIQAVRRISPGTTMETLIPDFQGIEKHIDRVVKATPEVLSHNMETVRRLTREVRIQAKYDRSLEVLRYAKEAGQRRTKTGLMLGLGETEEEVYETIHDVANANVDVITIGQYLQPTKKHLPLKEFITPEQFKKYEDFARGLGFRHVESGPLVRSSYHAEKHIL, encoded by the coding sequence ATGAATGTAGAAGTACAAGCCGATGGTCGTGTAAAAAAACCCGAATGGTTACGTGTAAAGTTACCTACCGGAAAGAAGCATCGTGAGCTAAGAGGATTAGTAGATAAATATAAACTCAATACAATTTGCCAGAGTGGAAGCTGCCCAAACATGGGCGAATGTTGGGGCGAAGGGACAGCTACGTTTATGATTTTAGGAAATGTATGTACCCGTTCGTGTGGATTTTGTGGAGTAAAAACAGGTCGTCCCGAGCAAGTTGATTGGGCGGAACCCGAAAAAGTAGCTCGCTCGATAAAGTTGATGAAAATAAAACATGCAGTAATCACTTCTGTAGATCGTGATGATTTGAAGGACATGGGCTCGATCATTTGGGCAGAAACCATTCAGGCTGTAAGAAGAATAAGTCCAGGTACCACGATGGAAACCCTAATACCAGATTTTCAAGGAATAGAAAAGCATATCGATAGAGTTGTAAAAGCTACACCAGAAGTTTTGTCGCATAATATGGAAACTGTTCGTCGTCTAACTCGCGAAGTTCGGATACAAGCAAAATATGATCGCTCGTTAGAAGTGCTACGCTATGCTAAAGAAGCAGGTCAACGTCGTACCAAAACAGGTCTGATGCTTGGTTTGGGTGAAACAGAAGAGGAGGTGTACGAAACCATACACGATGTAGCGAATGCAAATGTAGATGTAATAACAATTGGCCAATATTTGCAACCTACCAAAAAACATCTGCCGCTGAAAGAATTCATCACACCAGAGCAGTTCAAAAAATACGAAGATTTTGCAAGAGGTTTAGGTTTCCGGCATGTGGAATCTGGCCCGTTGGTGAGATCGTCATATCATGCAGAAAAGCATATTCTGTAA
- a CDS encoding D-alanine--D-alanine ligase, with amino-acid sequence MLKVAVVAGGYSDESVISLKSCELIYQNINTEKYEPIRVRILKDAWYAEIDGEKYPINKADFSFERNGKKEKFDLVYNTIHGTPGEDGYLQAYFDLIGLPYNGCDSYQSALTFNKKDCIAVLSKYGIPHAKSVYLYQGEKVEPKKIVEQLGLPCFVKPNKSGSSLGISKVHREEDIPKALELAFAEDKEVLIEAFLDGLEVSVGVLKYKGKTTVLGITEIVSDNEFFDYEAKYDGKSQEITPARISQETEESVKAIATKVYDSLNMNGFSRAEYIIVDNQPYLLEINTLPGMSPASIFPQQAAYAGISLQELVQNELDFALNRPKPWNV; translated from the coding sequence ATGTTGAAAGTTGCTGTAGTGGCAGGTGGATATTCTGATGAGTCGGTAATCTCGCTAAAAAGTTGTGAGTTGATTTATCAAAATATCAATACCGAAAAATACGAGCCAATCCGCGTAAGAATCCTAAAGGATGCATGGTACGCAGAAATTGATGGGGAGAAATACCCGATAAACAAAGCCGATTTTTCATTCGAGAGAAATGGTAAAAAAGAAAAATTCGATCTTGTTTATAATACTATTCACGGGACGCCAGGCGAAGATGGTTATTTACAAGCCTATTTTGATTTGATTGGCTTACCGTATAACGGATGCGACTCTTATCAATCTGCTCTTACATTTAATAAAAAAGACTGTATTGCCGTTCTCAGTAAATACGGTATCCCGCACGCAAAATCTGTTTATTTGTATCAGGGCGAAAAAGTAGAGCCTAAAAAAATTGTAGAACAACTAGGGTTGCCATGTTTTGTGAAACCGAATAAATCGGGTTCGAGTTTAGGAATTTCCAAGGTTCACCGTGAAGAGGATATCCCAAAAGCGCTAGAATTGGCCTTTGCAGAAGATAAAGAGGTGTTGATCGAAGCTTTTTTGGATGGATTAGAAGTTTCTGTTGGTGTTTTGAAATACAAAGGAAAAACTACCGTCTTGGGCATTACAGAAATCGTATCAGACAATGAATTTTTTGATTATGAAGCAAAATACGACGGGAAATCTCAAGAAATTACCCCAGCAAGAATTTCTCAAGAAACAGAAGAAAGTGTAAAAGCAATAGCCACCAAAGTTTACGATTCTCTTAATATGAATGGTTTTTCTCGTGCAGAATATATTATTGTCGATAATCAGCCATATTTATTAGAAATCAATACTTTACCAGGAATGTCACCAGCGAGTATTTTTCCGCAACAGGCCGCTTATGCCGGAATTTCGTTACAAGAACTTGTGCAAAACGAATTAGATTTTGCCCTTAATAGACCCAAACCATGGAACGTATAG
- the tsaE gene encoding tRNA (adenosine(37)-N6)-threonylcarbamoyltransferase complex ATPase subunit type 1 TsaE, with amino-acid sequence MTYRVPTLKDLPQVAQLVAQELSHNIICFQGEMGAGKTTFIKALVKELGSNDDVTSPTFALVNEYVTQDYKKIFHFDFYRIEDEEEALDIGLEDYLDSGNICLIEWPNKITNFVPDNHQTISIEILEDGSRQITVNK; translated from the coding sequence ATGACATACCGTGTACCTACCCTAAAAGACTTACCACAAGTTGCGCAACTAGTTGCCCAAGAGCTAAGCCATAACATCATCTGTTTTCAGGGCGAAATGGGTGCTGGAAAAACAACTTTCATCAAAGCATTGGTCAAAGAACTGGGCAGCAATGACGATGTCACGAGCCCAACTTTTGCACTGGTTAATGAATATGTGACCCAAGATTACAAAAAAATTTTTCATTTCGATTTTTATAGAATTGAAGACGAAGAAGAAGCCTTGGATATCGGGTTAGAAGATTATTTAGACAGCGGTAACATTTGTTTGATTGAATGGCCAAATAAAATCACTAATTTTGTACCCGACAACCATCAGACAATTAGCATCGAAATACTAGAAGACGGTAGTCGACAAATAACAGTGAATAAATAA